A genomic region of Capnocytophaga canimorsus contains the following coding sequences:
- the cdaA gene encoding diadenylate cyclase CdaA — MELIEILNFTLADFIDILLVALLLYYVYKLSRGTVAINIFWGIVIIYLIWKITEALEMELLSNILGQFIGVGVFALIVVFQEEIRRFLLTIGSHRFSKSLYFMNLNKKNNNLRVEVLVSACQKLAATHTGALIVLERNISLDFVRTTGDKMDIDVNEPILESIFYKNSPLHDGAIVIKQNRIVATRVVLPVVSQNAIPKKYGLRHRAATSITEKTDATALVVSEETGKISYFKNGGFVHYKNDSELIELIVKDLA; from the coding sequence TTGGAATTGATAGAAATTTTAAATTTTACACTTGCCGATTTTATTGATATTCTGCTGGTTGCTTTACTGCTCTATTACGTATATAAGCTCAGTCGGGGTACGGTTGCCATCAATATATTTTGGGGGATTGTTATCATTTATTTGATTTGGAAGATTACTGAAGCTCTGGAAATGGAGCTACTTAGCAATATTTTGGGGCAGTTTATTGGAGTAGGCGTTTTTGCTCTGATTGTGGTTTTTCAAGAAGAAATTCGTCGTTTTCTACTCACCATAGGTTCACATCGGTTTTCAAAATCGTTGTATTTTATGAATCTAAACAAAAAAAATAATAATTTACGTGTAGAGGTATTGGTATCTGCTTGTCAGAAATTAGCAGCAACCCACACGGGGGCTTTAATTGTTTTAGAGCGCAACATATCTCTTGACTTTGTTAGAACCACAGGTGATAAAATGGATATTGATGTAAATGAACCCATATTGGAGAGTATTTTTTACAAAAATAGCCCTCTACACGATGGAGCTATCGTCATAAAACAAAATCGAATTGTAGCCACACGGGTAGTGCTGCCTGTGGTTAGCCAAAATGCAATTCCTAAAAAATACGGACTAAGACATCGGGCTGCCACTTCAATTACTGAAAAAACCGATGCTACAGCTCTGGTAGTTTCTGAGGAAACGGGAAAAATTTCATATTTTAAAAATGGAGGATTTGTACATTACAAAAATGACAGCGAGCTTATCGAGCTTATTGTAAAGGATTTGGCTTAA
- a CDS encoding (Fe-S)-binding protein, which yields MYYLPNIIFLILLVTGIGFFLRNVRKLVRNIRLGKATDVSANRSKRWKNMLRIALGQQKMMVRPVAGILHILVYVGFIIINLEMLEIVIDGVLGTHRIFSGLGGFYDVLIASFEVLALLVIISVFVFWIRRNLLKISRFQKKELQGNPTKDANIILYAETVLMLLFLVMNASDFRLQQLGEYPQGGYFIISQWISPLLNELSVSTLIFIERTSWWLHIIGVLCFLNYLYYSKHLHIVLAFPNTFYASLDPKGKLPNLDSVTQEVKLMLDPNANPYAATTSDAPAKFGASDVSDLNWVQLLGAYTCTECGRCTDECPANKTGKKLSPRAIMMKTRDRLEEVGRNMDAHQGVFHPDGKQLLNDYITSEELWACTFCNACVEACPISINPLSIIMEMRQYLVMEQSSAPNELNVMMNNIENNGAPWQYSQMDRLNWVNET from the coding sequence ATGTATTATCTTCCCAATATTATTTTTTTGATATTGCTCGTTACAGGTATCGGATTTTTTTTAAGAAACGTCCGAAAATTGGTTCGTAATATTCGATTGGGAAAAGCTACCGATGTTTCAGCAAATCGCTCAAAGCGTTGGAAAAATATGTTACGGATAGCTCTTGGGCAGCAAAAAATGATGGTTCGCCCCGTGGCAGGAATATTACACATTTTGGTTTACGTAGGTTTTATTATCATCAATCTTGAAATGCTTGAAATTGTAATCGATGGTGTTTTGGGTACACATCGTATTTTCAGCGGATTAGGTGGTTTTTATGATGTGTTGATTGCTTCTTTTGAAGTATTGGCTTTGTTAGTTATTATCTCGGTCTTTGTTTTTTGGATAAGGCGTAATCTTCTTAAAATTAGCCGATTTCAAAAAAAAGAACTACAAGGTAATCCCACTAAAGATGCTAATATCATCTTGTATGCTGAAACGGTGCTGATGCTTCTGTTTTTAGTAATGAATGCTTCTGACTTTCGGTTGCAACAATTGGGAGAGTATCCTCAGGGCGGATATTTCATTATAAGCCAATGGATTTCACCATTGCTTAATGAATTGTCTGTTTCAACCCTCATATTTATAGAGCGAACTTCTTGGTGGTTGCATATTATTGGGGTTTTGTGCTTTTTAAACTATTTGTACTATTCGAAACATTTGCATATTGTTTTGGCTTTCCCAAATACATTTTATGCTTCGCTGGATCCGAAAGGGAAATTGCCTAATTTAGATTCGGTTACCCAAGAGGTAAAACTGATGTTAGACCCCAATGCCAATCCGTATGCCGCAACAACTTCCGATGCTCCTGCAAAATTTGGAGCTTCAGATGTGTCGGATTTAAATTGGGTGCAACTTCTTGGTGCTTATACGTGTACCGAATGTGGGCGTTGTACCGATGAATGTCCTGCCAATAAAACCGGAAAAAAACTCTCTCCTCGAGCAATAATGATGAAAACCCGTGACCGATTGGAAGAAGTCGGTAGAAATATGGATGCGCATCAAGGCGTTTTTCATCCCGATGGCAAACAACTTTTAAACGATTACATCACTTCAGAGGAATTGTGGGCGTGTACCTTTTGTAACGCCTGCGTTGAGGCTTGTCCTATAAGTATCAATCCGCTTTCTATTATTATGGAGATGCGTCAGTATTTGGTAATGGAGCAATCGTCTGCGCCTAACGAGCTAAATGTAATGATGAATAATATTGAAAATAATGGAGCACCTTGGCAATATAGCCAAATGGACAGACTCAATTGGGTGAATGAAACTTAA
- a CDS encoding YifB family Mg chelatase-like AAA ATPase — MLVKIYGSAVFGVEATTITIEVNIDKGVGYHLVGLPDSAIKESSYRIGAALQNNGYKIPGKKITINMAPADMRKEGSAYDLSFAIGILAANGQVQADDLERYIIMGELSLDGSLQPIKGALPIAIQARKEGFKGFILPAQNAKEAAIVDNLDVYGVENIKDVIDFFNGEKNLEKTEIDTRKEFFKNLDFPEFDFADVKGQESIKRCMEIAAAGGHNIILIGPPGSGKTMLAKRLPSILPPMTLHEALETTKIHSVVGRIKESGLMSHRPFRSPHHTISDVALVGGGAYPQPGEISLAHNGVLFLDELPEFKRSVLEVMRQPLEDREVTISRAKFSVTYPASFMLVASMNPSPSGYFNDPDAPVTSTPAEMQRYLSKISGPLLDRIDIHIEVNPVPFEKLSCEQKAESSKVIRQRVIEARNVQTQRFSEYPNIHYNAQMNTKQIRKYCKLDEASLELLKNAMQRLNLSARAYDRILKVARTIADLEKSENVKQHHIGEAIQYRSLDREGWFG, encoded by the coding sequence GCATTACAAAACAATGGCTATAAAATTCCTGGAAAAAAAATTACTATCAATATGGCTCCTGCCGATATGCGTAAGGAAGGCTCAGCGTACGATTTGAGTTTTGCTATCGGGATTTTAGCCGCTAACGGACAAGTACAAGCTGATGATTTAGAGAGATATATCATTATGGGTGAGCTTTCTTTGGACGGAAGTCTTCAACCTATAAAAGGAGCTTTGCCTATTGCCATACAAGCACGTAAAGAGGGTTTCAAAGGCTTCATTCTACCTGCTCAAAATGCCAAAGAAGCTGCCATAGTTGATAATTTGGACGTTTATGGTGTTGAAAATATCAAAGATGTGATTGATTTCTTCAACGGAGAAAAAAATCTCGAAAAAACAGAAATCGACACACGAAAAGAATTTTTCAAAAACTTGGATTTTCCTGAATTTGATTTTGCTGATGTTAAAGGACAAGAATCCATCAAACGATGTATGGAAATTGCGGCGGCGGGGGGGCATAATATCATTTTGATTGGTCCTCCTGGTTCAGGTAAAACAATGTTAGCCAAACGATTACCCAGTATTCTTCCACCAATGACCTTACACGAAGCGTTGGAAACCACCAAGATACATAGTGTAGTGGGGCGAATTAAAGAGAGTGGATTGATGAGTCATCGCCCATTTCGCAGTCCGCATCATACCATTTCAGATGTCGCTTTGGTAGGAGGAGGTGCTTATCCGCAGCCAGGTGAAATTTCGTTGGCTCATAATGGCGTTCTTTTTCTTGACGAACTTCCTGAATTTAAGCGTTCTGTATTAGAAGTGATGCGTCAGCCCTTGGAAGACAGAGAAGTAACCATTTCAAGAGCTAAATTTTCGGTTACATACCCTGCTTCATTTATGTTGGTGGCGAGTATGAATCCGAGTCCGAGTGGCTATTTTAACGACCCCGATGCTCCTGTTACCTCAACACCTGCCGAAATGCAACGGTATCTGAGTAAAATTTCAGGACCTTTGTTAGACCGAATTGATATCCATATTGAGGTAAATCCCGTACCTTTCGAAAAACTTTCGTGTGAGCAAAAAGCTGAAAGTAGCAAAGTTATCCGTCAGCGAGTGATTGAAGCACGAAACGTTCAGACACAGCGATTTAGTGAATATCCTAATATTCATTACAACGCACAAATGAACACCAAACAAATCCGAAAATATTGCAAATTGGACGAGGCTTCGTTAGAACTTCTCAAAAATGCAATGCAACGGCTCAACCTTTCTGCACGTGCTTACGACCGAATTTTAAAAGTAGCCCGAACCATTGCTGATTTGGAAAAATCCGAAAACGTAAAGCAACATCACATCGGAGAGGCAATTCAATATCGAAGTTTGGATAGAGAAGGCTGGTTTGGATAA
- the folP gene encoding dihydropteroate synthase, whose protein sequence is MTINCHGELLDLTSAKIMGIINITPDSFYENSRASSKDLLKKAEKMLEQGADLLDIGGYSSRPGATEVSQEEELRRVVPVVKTLVKTFPKVRISVDTFRSEVARQSLLEGACMINDISAGHLDEKMWQIIADFQVPYIAMHMKGTPKNMQEHTHYQDIVKEMIFYFSQIKAKAQQYGINDLIIDPGFGFSKTLEQNYEILRKLSLFRILDVPILVGVSRKSMLYRLLQTTAENALNATTIVNTLALTKGAHILRVHDVQQAKECVQIFEKMEKL, encoded by the coding sequence ATGACTATAAACTGCCACGGCGAACTCTTGGATTTAACTTCTGCGAAAATTATGGGAATTATCAATATCACCCCTGATTCTTTCTATGAAAATAGCAGAGCTTCTTCCAAAGATCTCCTTAAAAAAGCCGAAAAAATGCTTGAACAAGGAGCTGATTTATTAGATATTGGAGGATATAGTTCACGCCCTGGTGCTACTGAAGTTTCTCAGGAAGAAGAATTAAGGCGAGTAGTTCCTGTGGTAAAAACATTGGTAAAAACTTTTCCGAAGGTTCGTATTTCGGTGGATACTTTCCGAAGTGAAGTAGCACGTCAGTCTCTTTTAGAGGGAGCTTGTATGATAAATGATATTTCTGCGGGACATCTTGATGAGAAAATGTGGCAGATTATTGCTGATTTTCAAGTGCCTTATATTGCAATGCATATGAAAGGAACCCCAAAAAATATGCAAGAACACACTCATTATCAAGATATTGTAAAGGAAATGATTTTCTACTTTTCACAAATTAAAGCCAAAGCTCAACAATATGGGATTAATGATTTAATTATAGACCCTGGTTTTGGTTTTTCAAAAACGTTGGAGCAAAATTATGAAATCTTGCGTAAGTTATCCCTTTTTAGAATTTTAGACGTTCCCATTTTAGTAGGAGTTTCACGAAAATCAATGCTGTATCGTTTACTACAAACCACTGCTGAGAATGCTCTCAATGCCACCACCATAGTAAATACACTCGCCTTAACAAAAGGGGCACACATTTTACGCGTACACGATGTGCAACAAGCCAAAGAATGTGTACAAATTTTTGAAAAAATGGAAAAATTATGA
- a CDS encoding (Fe-S)-binding protein translates to MNETLNVPTMAEMMAQGKTPEVLFWVGCAGSFDDRAKKVIRAFASLLIKAKVHFAVLGTEESCTGDPAKRSGNEFLFQMQAMTNIEVLNAYGVKKIVTTCPHCFNTLKNEYPSLGGNYQVLHHTQFLQSLLQEGRLRVSGGEFKGKKITFHDPCYLGRANDQYEAPRELLKELEAEVVEMKSCKSRGLCCGAGGAQMFKEPEKGNQDINVLRTQQAIDTQAKIIAVGCPFCNTMLTDGVKNKEQEKQIKVLDLAELLNNSII, encoded by the coding sequence ATGAATGAAACATTGAATGTACCTACAATGGCGGAAATGATGGCACAGGGTAAAACCCCTGAGGTGCTTTTTTGGGTAGGATGTGCCGGAAGTTTTGATGACAGGGCTAAAAAAGTAATTCGTGCTTTTGCTTCTTTACTCATTAAAGCTAAGGTTCATTTTGCGGTTTTAGGCACAGAAGAAAGTTGTACAGGTGACCCTGCAAAGCGTTCAGGCAATGAATTTCTTTTTCAAATGCAGGCAATGACCAATATTGAGGTGCTTAATGCCTACGGCGTAAAAAAAATAGTGACTACTTGTCCGCATTGTTTTAATACGTTAAAAAACGAATATCCGTCGTTGGGCGGAAATTATCAAGTGCTACATCACACCCAATTTTTGCAATCGTTACTGCAAGAAGGGCGATTACGCGTTTCGGGAGGAGAGTTTAAAGGTAAAAAAATTACTTTTCACGACCCCTGCTACTTAGGACGAGCCAATGACCAATACGAAGCACCTCGAGAGTTGCTAAAAGAACTTGAAGCTGAGGTAGTGGAGATGAAAAGTTGCAAATCCAGAGGACTTTGTTGTGGAGCAGGTGGTGCTCAAATGTTTAAAGAACCCGAAAAAGGAAATCAAGACATTAACGTACTGCGCACCCAGCAAGCCATAGATACTCAAGCTAAAATTATTGCGGTAGGTTGTCCTTTTTGCAATACAATGCTTACCGACGGAGTAAAAAACAAAGAACAAGAAAAGCAAATCAAAGTTTTGGATTTAGCAGAATTACTTAATAATTCCATCATTTAA
- a CDS encoding nitroreductase family protein — protein MSFLEKMQKRYTAKKYDANYQIPNEIINQLKEILALTPSSINSQPWHFTFISDAPTKQLLSKHSFHNTEKVADCSHLLVMQVIDHLDTFENQLFERKSHMLDYFKSLRKNLGEDFTKKWLSNQIYIALGVVLSACADMGIDSTAMEGIDTEFYTQQVGRHQYKVVLAVALGKHHPEDINHPSKTPKSRLPLEKICSEI, from the coding sequence ATGAGTTTCTTAGAAAAAATGCAGAAGCGTTATACTGCCAAAAAATACGACGCTAACTACCAAATACCCAACGAAATTATAAACCAATTAAAGGAAATATTGGCACTGACTCCGTCTTCCATAAATTCGCAACCTTGGCATTTTACTTTTATTTCCGATGCCCCAACCAAACAATTACTCTCGAAACATTCATTTCACAATACCGAAAAAGTAGCTGATTGTAGTCATCTGCTAGTAATGCAAGTTATTGACCATCTAGATACTTTTGAAAATCAGTTATTTGAACGGAAATCACATATGCTTGATTATTTTAAATCCTTACGAAAAAATTTAGGAGAAGATTTTACTAAAAAGTGGTTGAGCAATCAGATATACATCGCTTTAGGAGTGGTACTTTCAGCTTGTGCTGATATGGGTATTGACTCCACAGCTATGGAAGGTATTGATACCGAATTTTATACTCAGCAGGTAGGCAGACATCAATACAAGGTGGTATTGGCAGTAGCCTTAGGAAAGCACCACCCTGAGGATATAAATCATCCGAGCAAAACACCCAAATCACGACTTCCTTTAGAAAAAATATGTAGTGAGATATAA
- a CDS encoding DUF2851 family protein, whose translation MREEVLHYLWKQKKIAFSGLTTASGESLYIFDFGQYNPNSGPDFLSAKIRIGEQIWIGNVEIHTQSSHWYVHKHENNPAFSNIILHVVWQHDVEIFSSHEQKIPVLELKNQVDESLIRHCEALLSFPKKFINCENDFKQINDSISEDWNTNLFLQRLKEKTQRIEILHKSCNSDWEKLLFLLLLKNFGGIVNGEAFLQMGKTLDFSIIRKEKHYPLHLETLFFGQLQMLSDDVHDTYFLEIKKEYAYLKLKYALNDSVVGVRFSKLRPQGFPTLRLSQLGQLYEKNEGLFSRFIHTKTFDEFKTLLAVIASEYWNNHYTFGKESGKSTKKISQELIRLIWINTLLPLQYYYSQNQGYDISEQLKNRIKELPKEKNHIITAFEKIGAKVTSAFDTQVILQQYNSYCIKNRCLECEIGNKILRNNNP comes from the coding sequence ATGCGAGAAGAAGTATTGCATTATCTTTGGAAGCAAAAGAAAATAGCTTTTTCGGGGCTTACCACAGCTTCGGGAGAGTCGTTATATATTTTTGATTTTGGGCAATATAATCCCAATTCAGGTCCCGATTTTCTATCGGCGAAAATTCGTATCGGAGAACAAATTTGGATAGGAAATGTTGAAATTCACACCCAATCATCGCATTGGTATGTACATAAGCACGAAAATAATCCTGCCTTTTCTAACATTATTCTGCACGTAGTCTGGCAACACGATGTGGAGATTTTCAGTAGCCACGAACAAAAAATACCTGTATTAGAACTTAAAAATCAAGTAGATGAATCCTTAATCAGGCATTGTGAGGCTTTACTTTCTTTTCCAAAAAAATTTATCAACTGTGAAAATGATTTCAAACAGATAAATGACTCTATTTCAGAAGATTGGAATACAAACTTATTCTTACAACGATTAAAAGAAAAAACTCAACGTATTGAAATACTTCATAAAAGCTGTAATTCGGATTGGGAAAAACTACTTTTTTTATTGCTTTTGAAAAATTTTGGAGGTATAGTTAATGGCGAGGCCTTTTTACAAATGGGCAAAACTCTTGATTTTTCGATAATCCGAAAAGAAAAACATTACCCACTCCATCTGGAAACACTCTTTTTCGGACAGTTACAAATGCTTTCTGACGATGTACACGATACCTACTTTTTAGAAATTAAAAAGGAATATGCATATCTGAAATTGAAATACGCACTCAATGATTCTGTTGTTGGGGTACGCTTTTCCAAACTTCGTCCACAAGGATTTCCTACGCTCAGGCTTTCACAACTTGGGCAATTGTATGAAAAAAATGAAGGTTTATTTTCTCGTTTTATTCATACAAAAACATTTGACGAATTCAAAACTCTTTTGGCAGTAATTGCTTCTGAATATTGGAATAACCATTATACTTTTGGTAAAGAATCTGGAAAAAGTACTAAAAAAATATCTCAAGAACTCATCAGACTCATTTGGATAAACACACTGCTTCCTCTGCAATATTATTATAGTCAAAATCAAGGATATGATATATCGGAACAGCTTAAAAATCGTATTAAAGAACTTCCTAAGGAAAAAAATCATATCATAACAGCTTTTGAAAAAATTGGAGCGAAAGTTACTTCTGCTTTTGATACGCAAGTTATATTACAACAATACAATAGCTATTGCATCAAAAATCGATGTTTAGAATGTGAAATCGGAAATAAAATACTGAGGAATAACAACCCATAA
- a CDS encoding glycoside hydrolase family 3 N-terminal domain-containing protein yields the protein MKRIYLTFSLLIASLWGYAQQTHPLLDKDAVAQQKWVDSIYNKMTLDEKIGQLFMVSVFSSQIGTKNTENIKELIKKYHIGGIIFSKGGPQRQAQLTNQYQAISKVPLFIAMDAEWGLAMRLDSTFAYPWNMTMGAVKNNQLIEKAGYRIGKHCNSLGVHINFAPDVDINTNPANPIIGNRSFGEDKENVATKGIAFTRGMQAAGVLANAKHFPGHGDTSKDSHKTLPTIDFTSQRIDSIELYPFKKLTQEGVASFMVGHLNVPALESENGKPSSLSHHIVTDILKTRLGFEGLIFTDALGMKGVADYLPVGEVDVAAFLAGNDVLLMPEDVAKGVQAVKKAYENQQISEERLAHSVRKILMAKYKVGLQKTPILELSQVNKGLHTLADDLLIEELFENALTVAKNDGQLLPLKNLQEQKIAYVKFGNDKGTFFEKTLKRYAQINTVKAESVSQLEKDLKPFDVVIIGLHKSDKTPWDAYQFTAEELVWLQEVAKEKRLILSVFTRPYALLDVQDISNIESIVVAYQNHRIAQEKAAQLIFGAIDARGVLPVSAHPLLPVNTGISISKIGRLAYGLPESVGLDSKRLLKIDSLAHYTIEKKMAPGMQILVAKQGKVVYRKNFGTLDYNENHPVTENTIYDLASLTKILATLPEMMKMFSQNDYNINSTFSDLLPELKNTNKANIKIINAFSHNGLLQSWIPFYLKTVTPQKKPLTAYYNTQKTDDFSVPVAKNLYMRNDYKDTIYQRIVDSDLLTKKRYLYSDLPYYLFKKYLEQKSKTSLSVLVQKDFYQMLGAYRLTYFPLQHFPLEQIAPSEVDNYFRNQMVRGYVHDQGAAMQGGVGGHAGLFGNADDVAKMMQMYLQQGYYGGHWFLQPQVVSLFNTCMFCEENNRRGLGFDKPQLSEEGPTCGCVSMSSFGHSGFTGTFTWADPEHEIVYVFLSNRTYPSAENNLLIKESIRSKIQQVIYDAIITQ from the coding sequence ATGAAAAGAATATATCTTACGTTTAGTTTACTTATAGCAAGTTTGTGGGGATATGCCCAGCAAACTCATCCGTTGTTGGACAAAGATGCAGTCGCTCAGCAAAAATGGGTAGATAGCATATACAACAAAATGACGTTGGACGAAAAGATAGGACAATTATTTATGGTATCTGTCTTTTCAAGTCAAATAGGTACGAAAAATACCGAAAATATTAAAGAACTTATCAAAAAGTATCATATCGGAGGAATTATTTTTTCTAAAGGTGGACCACAACGACAAGCCCAATTAACCAATCAGTATCAGGCAATTTCCAAAGTTCCGCTTTTTATTGCTATGGATGCCGAATGGGGACTTGCTATGCGCCTAGACTCCACTTTCGCTTATCCTTGGAATATGACTATGGGAGCGGTAAAAAACAATCAGCTCATTGAAAAAGCAGGGTATCGAATTGGTAAACATTGCAATAGTTTGGGGGTACATATCAATTTTGCTCCTGATGTAGATATCAATACCAACCCTGCCAACCCTATCATCGGGAATCGTTCCTTTGGTGAAGATAAAGAAAACGTAGCTACAAAAGGAATAGCTTTTACTCGAGGAATGCAAGCTGCTGGAGTTTTGGCGAATGCCAAACATTTTCCCGGTCACGGTGATACTTCGAAAGATTCACATAAAACCCTACCCACCATTGATTTTACCTCACAACGGATAGATAGTATAGAGCTTTATCCCTTTAAAAAATTAACACAAGAGGGCGTGGCTAGTTTTATGGTTGGGCATTTGAACGTACCCGCATTAGAGTCGGAAAACGGTAAACCTTCCTCGCTTTCACATCATATTGTAACCGACATTCTTAAAACACGTTTGGGATTTGAGGGGCTAATTTTTACCGATGCTTTAGGAATGAAAGGAGTTGCCGATTATTTACCCGTAGGGGAGGTAGATGTGGCTGCTTTTTTAGCGGGGAATGATGTACTACTTATGCCTGAAGATGTAGCCAAAGGAGTTCAAGCTGTAAAAAAAGCTTATGAAAACCAGCAAATTAGTGAGGAACGTTTGGCGCATTCAGTCCGTAAAATTCTGATGGCAAAATACAAAGTAGGGCTACAAAAAACGCCAATTCTTGAATTGAGCCAAGTAAACAAAGGGCTACATACCTTAGCCGATGATTTACTTATTGAAGAACTTTTTGAAAATGCCTTAACGGTAGCCAAAAATGATGGGCAATTACTACCTTTAAAAAATTTGCAAGAGCAAAAAATTGCATACGTCAAATTTGGTAATGACAAAGGAACTTTCTTTGAGAAAACCTTAAAGCGTTACGCCCAAATAAACACTGTAAAAGCCGAATCGGTATCGCAGTTGGAGAAGGATTTGAAGCCGTTTGATGTGGTGATTATCGGGTTGCATAAATCCGATAAAACCCCTTGGGATGCTTATCAATTTACGGCAGAAGAACTCGTTTGGTTACAAGAGGTAGCTAAAGAAAAACGCTTGATTTTAAGTGTGTTTACTCGTCCTTATGCGTTACTTGATGTTCAGGATATTTCCAATATTGAAAGTATTGTGGTAGCGTATCAAAACCACCGAATTGCTCAGGAAAAAGCGGCACAACTCATCTTCGGAGCTATTGATGCTCGTGGGGTGCTTCCAGTTTCTGCACATCCGCTTTTGCCTGTTAATACTGGCATTTCAATTTCAAAAATCGGACGTTTAGCCTACGGGTTGCCTGAAAGTGTAGGGCTTGATTCAAAAAGATTATTAAAAATTGATAGCCTTGCCCATTACACCATTGAAAAAAAAATGGCTCCTGGAATGCAAATTTTGGTAGCAAAACAAGGTAAAGTTGTATATCGAAAAAATTTTGGCACGTTAGATTATAATGAAAATCATCCAGTTACTGAAAATACCATTTACGATTTAGCTTCTCTAACTAAAATTTTAGCTACTTTGCCAGAAATGATGAAAATGTTTTCGCAAAACGATTACAACATCAACTCTACTTTTTCTGATTTGTTGCCTGAATTAAAAAACACGAACAAAGCTAATATAAAGATAATCAATGCTTTTTCTCACAACGGATTGCTACAATCTTGGATTCCGTTTTATTTAAAAACCGTTACCCCTCAAAAAAAGCCCTTAACTGCTTACTATAACACACAAAAAACGGATGATTTTTCGGTACCTGTTGCCAAAAATTTGTATATGCGTAATGATTACAAAGATACTATCTATCAGCGCATTGTCGATAGTGATTTGCTAACTAAAAAAAGATATTTATACAGCGATTTGCCTTATTATCTATTTAAAAAATATCTCGAACAAAAATCGAAAACATCACTTTCGGTTTTGGTGCAGAAAGATTTTTACCAGATGTTAGGAGCTTATCGACTGACATATTTTCCTTTACAGCATTTTCCTTTGGAGCAAATCGCTCCTTCTGAGGTAGATAACTATTTCAGAAATCAAATGGTACGCGGTTACGTTCACGACCAAGGAGCGGCTATGCAAGGAGGAGTTGGTGGACACGCAGGACTTTTTGGGAATGCCGATGATGTGGCTAAAATGATGCAAATGTATTTGCAGCAGGGATACTACGGAGGACATTGGTTTTTACAGCCTCAAGTGGTAAGTCTGTTCAATACGTGTATGTTTTGTGAGGAAAACAATCGCAGAGGATTAGGCTTTGACAAACCCCAACTGAGCGAAGAAGGACCCACTTGTGGTTGCGTATCAATGTCCAGTTTTGGGCATTCTGGGTTTACAGGTACTTTCACTTGGGCTGACCCCGAGCACGAAATTGTTTATGTTTTTCTCTCGAATCGTACCTATCCTTCTGCCGAAAATAATTTGCTGATAAAAGAAAGTATCCGAAGTAAAATACAACAAGTCATCTATGATGCCATTATCACACAGTAA